In Chionomys nivalis chromosome 26, mChiNiv1.1, whole genome shotgun sequence, the genomic window AAGAGAAACCCATTAGCATTTCCTGAAGGACAGGTATTGATATCTCCAAACAGGAATCATTGTAATAAACTCACAGTTTTAACTACAAagaacctgttttctctcttGTGTTGGTCTCATAGTTTTGCAGCGTGTGGAATCCTGGGTTTTATTTAAATTCTggatgtgttttctcttttagaaCTGTGAGTACACACGCTGTCTCATGGCCTTCTGGAGGCTAACACTTCTGATAAGAGCTGTGATCCTATCATTTAGCAGGACGAGATGAGTCATGCTCCATCCAGACAGCACTCAGCATTCTCTTTCTACTCTGCTTTTGTCTGTTGGATTCTAGCGTCTGCTGGTGTGTGTCTCTGAGTTTATCTCACACTGAATTAGTACAGTTGTTGCATTTATAggtcttatattttaataaaccaGGAAAGTTTCAGACAGCAGTTGTTTTCCAATAATCTTGTCACTATACACCAAATACttaaattttttctctttattgtacCTCTGCCCCTGTGGCGCTGCCTGAGTAATGTCATGGTACACATTTCCAtgattttagatatttttgtaACCTGCTAAATCTTCTGTGGACCCTGCACACTGGACTAATAAATTATATACCCCTCATATGTTGACTCATGAGTTGATTCCTCAATATCATTTGGTTTCTTCTCATAGTTTCTCTCAGTTTGGTGTTGTATTTTGCTATTCAGACTCTTCACTTTCTTCAGTACTTTTTCTTACTTTCCTTTTGCTCTTTTCATATCTCAAATGAATGTTGCACAGTCTTGGTCCAGTAGTATAGGACAGTGCAATACACTGCAGTCCTACAAGATCACCAAGTCCAGGCAAGATGGAGACAGATGTGTCAGCTATGGTACTTAGAGTAACTGAGTAAATAGGGTGCTGTGATGAGAAAACAAGTGACAAGAGAGGGTGTTTCCAGGTAACAACATCATCTGCAAGGGAAAAAACAGGGTCTCCTGGAGGGTGGGACACTGTGACCCCTTGATAGCTGCCATGTCACACCAAACTAgaacttctgacctccaaagcatgaaataaaacttttctgTTGTGTCAAAACATTATCTTTGTAGGAATCTGTATGTCACTCTTGAAGTTACTATAATGTTGGGGCCAGACAGAGATGGTTTGGGGATTAAGACCACTTGCTATTCTTCCATGGGACCCAGGTTTAAGTCtgacacccacatggtgacttaaaAACTattataacttcagttccaaagtCTGTGGCAACAAACTGGTAACTTAAACCGTGCCTTTATTTCTCTAATTAATGTGCATGTTATTGCATATTGGGAAATATCTATGACATTATCACTCCACCTGGTAAAGCAACCCCCCTGACTCAGGGACCTGCCCTAGAATCTGGTAATCAAATGTACATCTCACCAACTATACCTCACACTTAATGTTTACATCTCAATGGTCTCAAAGAGTCATGTAATCACATCCAATACTATTGTATAAGAAGTGCAACATGCCATgtgcacagaaaatgaaaaccaactaATACTGGCATGAGAATGTCAAACAATAATGGGGCTTCATGGAAATACTGCCAAAGACTCAGCGTCTCTGTGACTCGTTTCCTCATCTCTTACATTTGTTTGCTAAGAGGCCCAAGTGAGGGGAGCTGTGATCAACTCATGCTGAGGTCTAGTTTATAACATTTTTTTGATGACAAACTAGAGGAGCCTGTGGGTTCCCTTAATGATGAGCACTAAATGATGTTTCCTGCAGGAGCAGCTTCACGGGAGCTGAAGGTGATTCAGCCTGAGAAAGCAGTTTCTGTCCATGCTGGAGAGTCAGCCACTCTCAACTGCACTGTGACCTCGCAGCTACCTGTGGGACCCATGAAGTGGTTCAGGGGCACAGGACAGAGTCGACAACTAATATACGATTTTACAGGAGAGAAGTTTCCCAGAGTCACAAATGTTACAGatgctacaaagagaaacaacCTGGACTTTTCCATCCGCATCAGTAATGTCACAACTGATGATGCTGGTACCTACTACTGTGTTAGGTTCCAGAAAGCAGACTCTGACAGAGAGTTTCTGTCTGGGGGAGGCACAGTGCTGTATGTCCTTGGTAAGTACTGCATTGTCCTTGTCACTCATATCTCCAACTGGTTAAAATGTGTCCAAGATTGTGTGATCAACAATGACGTAGCAAGTCTGTGAGTGACCCTCATGCTCATAGAGTAACTTTACCCAGCTGTGGGCCAAGGAATCTGAGGAGAGGACATGCTATGTGCTAGCAGTGCCATTTCTCATAAATGGGGGTAAACCCATACTGTTGTTTGCCTCACAATACCTACCCTTCTCAATCTGCCCCTGTCTAGTGGCTACATAAAGACAGCTGTTCAGGGACAGGGACAAACCTGGCCTACCGCCTCCACAGTGTATTACCTAACCCAATTAAGTCTTCTCTTTCTGCCAGACAACCTGGGCCTATTGTATGCCAGGCTCCGTTCTAGATGTCAAACAGATAGCAAGAAGCAGGCAAGCATGAGCTCCTACCCCAAGATGTGTGTCTCCTCCCTCCCAAGAGGAAAAGCAAATTAAGGCAAAAAGTGACAAGCCCAGGGCACAGTATGGTTGTCTTGCTTGTTCTTTGTCCACAGCACACTGAGATCCATTGGTTGTGCCCACATTCATGGTGGAATCTCTCACCCCTGGTTTACATCTTTGTCTTGGGTCTCTCTGGAAACATTTTGTATCCAACCTGCACAGGCACTGGAGGTTCTGGGCAATGTAGACTTAAGTCCTGGAGTTGGTCTCCATGTAGAAGATCTCCAATCACAGTCCTGGAGTTGGTCTCCATGTAGATGATCTCCAATTACAATCCTGGAGTTGGTCTTCGTGGAGATGATCTCCAATCACAGTCCTGGAGTTGGTCTCCATGGAGATGATCTCCAATCACAGTCCTGGAGTTGGTCTCCATGGAGATGTTCCCCAATCACAGTCCTGGAGTTGGTCTCCATGTAGACGATCTCCAATAACAGTCCTGGAGTTGGTCTCCATGGAGATGATCTCCAATCACAGTCCTGGAGTTGGTCTCCATGTAGACAATCTCCAATCACAGTCCTAGAGTTGATCTCCATGTAGATGATCCCCAATCACAGTCCTGGAGTTTGTCTCCATGTAGATCATCCCCAATCACAATCCTGGTGTTAGTCTTCATGTAGGTGATCTCCAATCACAGTCCTGGAGTTGGTCTCCATGTAGATGTTCTCCAATCACAGTCCTGGAGTTGGTCTCCATGTAGATGTTACCCAATCACAGTCCTGGAGTTGTTCTCCATGTAGACAATCTCCAATCACCAGCATAGGCATCAGGACATTCACTTTGAACTCCCTGAGAGGCCTGAAGTCTTGTTTCTTGGTCTTGATTCTGGCGATTTTACAGCAGGAAGTATAGTCAGATTATCCAGTGCAGTTTGGTTTAAGATGTGAACCCAGTTTTCCAGTGCCCTGCCCATGACCACACAGCCAGATGATGCTGGGATCTGGACTTGAAAACACATCTGACTTCAGGCTAGGTTCTTGCAGTCCAAGCAAGAAACACCATCTCCACTTGGCAGCCTGGTACATATGAGATGCTGAGTCAGAATTTCTCAAGCTCGACCGTAATTTCCATTCGTCATCAGCTCACCAGGGTTTTGAGATGTTCCTCACACTGGATGCTAATAGTAGTGATAGGAGAGTTACACCAATGAAGCCATGCCATGACTCCATATCAGATCTGTTCCCTGTGTAAACAAAGCATCACAGTCCAGCAGCTAAAGATGAACTGATAAAGATTCCAGATCATGAATGCTTCATTTGTTTCAATTCATTGCCAGGTGACAAGAGAGAGTGTTCCAAGTGACCACACCAAGTACAAGGGAACAAACAGGGCCTCCCGGAGGGTGGGGCACTGTGACCCCTTTGTAGCAGCCATGTCACACCAAACTAGAACTTCTGACCTGCAAAGCATGAGGAGCCAGAGAGAGATGATTTGGGGGTTAAGACCACTTGCTATTCTTCCATGGGACCCAGGTTTTAGtctgagcacccacatggtgacttataACTATGTATGACTTCAGTTCCAAGGTCTGTGACTCCCTCTTCTAGATTCCTTGACCACTAGACATGTGtttggtgcatagacatacatgaaggaaaaataccaatacacataaaattaattaatgtggtgataattcatattttaaaaactagtaaCTTAAATAGGGGCTTTATTTCTCTAATTATTGTGCATGTTATTGCTTGTTGGGAAATATCTACATCATTATCTCTCCACCTGGTAAAGCAACACCCCTGACTTGGGGCCTCACCTAGAATCTGGTAATCAAATGTACATTTCACTAACTATCTCACACTTAACATTTACATCACTGGTCTCAAAGAGTCATGTAATCACATCCAATACTATTGTATAAGAAGTGCAACATGCCATgtgcacagaaaatgaaaaccaactaATACTGGCATGAGAAGTTCAAACAGAATTGGGGCTTCATGGAAACACTGCCAAAGATTCGGTGTCTCTGTGACTCATTTCCTCATCTGTTACATTCATTTACTAAGAGGCCCAAGTGAGGGGAACTGTGATCACCTCATGCTGAGGTCTAGGAAGTAGCAGCATTTGATGACAAACTAGGGAGCCTGTAGGTTGTGGGTTCTCATCATGATGAGCACTAACTGATGTTTCCTGCAGGAGCAGCTTCACGGGAGCTGAAGATGATTCAGCCTGAGAAAGCAGTTTCTGTCCGTGCTGGAGAGTCAGCCACTCTCAACTGCACTGTGACCTTCCAGCTACCTGTGGGGCCGATTATGTGGTTCAAGGGCACAGGACAGAGTCGACAACTAATATATAGTTTCCAGGGAGAGAAGTTTCCTAGAGTCACAAATCTTACAGATACTACAAAGAGAACCAACCTGGACTTTTCCATCCGCATCAGTAATGTCACAACTGATGATGCTGGTATCTACTACTGTGTGAAGTTCAACAGAGCAGACTCTGACAGGGAGTTTCTCTCTGGGGGAGGCACAGTGCTGTATGTCCTTGGTAAGTACTGCCTTGTCCTCCTCACTCCTCATATCTCCAAAAGGTCATAATTGTCCAAGATTGTGTGATCAACAATGAAGAAGCAAGCCTGTAAGTGACACTCATGCTCATAGGGTGACTTTACCCAGCTGTGGGCCAAGGAAGCTGAGAAGAGAACATGCTATGGGCTAGTAATGCCATTTCTGGTAAATGGAGGTTAACCCATACCCTTTGTCTGCCTCACAATACCTACCTTTCTCAATCTGTCCCAGTCTAGTGGCTACATAAAGACAGCTGATGCCTTGTTCAGGGACAGGACAAACCTGGCCTACCGCCTCCAGAGTGTCTTACCTCACCCAATTAAGTCTTCTCTTTCTGCCAGACAATCTGGGCCTAGTGTATGCCAGGTTCCATTCTAGATGTCAAACAGATAGCAAGAAGCAGGCAAGCATAAACTCTTTCCCCAAGATGTGAGTCTCCTCCATCCCAAGAGGAAAGCAGATTAAGGCAAAAAGTGACAAGCCCAGGGCACAGTAATGTTGTCTTACTTGTTTTTTATCCACAGCACACTGAGATCTATTGGTATGTACCCACATTTGCTGTGGAATCTTAGTTTACATCTTTTTCTTGAGTCTCTCTGGAAACATTTTGCATCCTACTTTCACAGGCACTGAAGGTTCTGGGCAATGTAGACTTAAGTCCTGGAGTTGGTCTCCATGTAGATGATCTCCAGTCACAGTCCTGGAGTTGGTCTCCATGTAGACAATCCCCAATCACAGTCCTGGAGTTGGTCTTCATGTAGATGTTCTCCAATCACAGTCCTGGTATTGGTCTCCATGTAGACTATCCCCAATCACAGTCTTGGTCTCCATGTAGATGATCTACAATCACAATCCTGGTGTTAGTCTCTATGTAGATCATCCCCAATCACAGTCCTGGAGTTGGTCTCCATGTAGATGTTCCCCAATCACTGTCCTGGAGTTCTTCATGTAGATGATCTCCAATCACAGTTCTGGAGTTGGTCTCCATGTAGAGTGAGTCTACAGAGGAGACTCACTTAACAGACACTCTCTGCTAGCATAGTATATAGACGTGCTATACTCGAGGAGTGAAGACATATAACATATTTAGAAAAACTCCTGACTTGTAGAAAATGTCTCATTAATGTGAGCATTGTTATTCAGAAGTCATGTGACTTTGGACTCTTACTTTCCCTCCCCAGGCCTTAGTTATCAATTAAGTTGGGAGTGGGGGTTGGTGATTCTCAACCtggtttctctcttttctttggaaTAATGTGGGAAACAGATAAATCTAAGATCCATGTTTCTTTATTTGATCTGATAAGGGTTTCAGCATCTGAAATATTAAATGTCTCCAGAATGTTCTAATATGAAGCTTGGGTTTAAAATATTCTCAGATACATTTTATGAAACAACATGAGATATTTGTGATTAGTCCCTTGATAGACCTGTTACATcaccaagctgaggcaggaccaacccTTATGCTTCAGAATAGCAGTGCCCACCATCCTGCACACAATACCCTAGAGACCAAGTAATTGATATTTCTTATGAATATTTCTCTTATGAGAAATGCCAGGAACATTTCTCAGGGAGGAGACCCCAGGGTCCCCAAGATCCAACCAAGGCAGAACACTGTTCAACTCCAATCTCAGGACATAACTCTCATATATTGCACAGGGCTGCAGAGGAACAGTCTCTGAGGCCTGACGTTTTCTTTCACTGAGAACTCTACCTTAATGACATAGGATTTTGCTGAGCTCTGTCCTTCAACCTTCTCATGCTCTTCTGCTCTCTATAATTAGCCCCTCTTGAGGAAGTGCTTGCAGTCCTGATTGTGCTGTAAAGCCACTGGACAACTTAGTAAGAAGATCCCTAAGaaagaggaggatgtcagggtgCAGAATAGCGTTTCTCAGTGGTTCAAGACCCATCTGCTGGTTGAACAGAACAGCAGTCtcgtatcagatatttatattatgatttataaaagtagtaaaattacagttatgaagcagtaacaaaaattattttatggttgatGGTCACAACCACATGAGGaataaagggttgcagcattagcaCAAAATCCTCAGAGTTTTGGTGGGCTTGGGTGCATAAATGACCCAGGTAAAGATCTCTGATGATAAACTCCTTGTGTCCTCTCTAATGGTTCCTCATACCACTTGATTTCCAGAACTGAAGACATCAGATACTGCTGAAATCCTTGTAGCTGTGCTCCTTGTACCCAAAATGCTACTGGTAATCGGTGCTTCTGCCATCTACATGTACAAGAAGCAGAAGGCCTGACTGTAAGTTAGGACGGATGGAGGGGGTGTTAGTTACTATCTCTTGACGTGACAACATAGCACGATGAAAATAACTTAAAGAATAAAGGGTTTCTATGGTCTTACTGGTCCAGCAGCATGAGTCCATCAAGCCTGAGAAGCGTGAAAGCAGATCAGGgagttgagagctcacatcctcagTGGAAAGCATGAAACACAGAGGATAACCTGGAAGTGTGACAAGTCTTTAATATCACAGCTCACCTCCTTAACATACTTTCTTTGGAAGGGCTACACTGCCTAAACCTCACCAAAAAGTAACActgactgaaaaataaataaataaatatatatatatatatatatatatattagaatatagagattatttccttttttgaggGAAAAAATTTTAACAACATATTTactaataatacattttaagCTCTCTGTGTGCTAGATCATATTccaatagatttatttatttgtattattccGCTATTTTCCCTGAATGGTAACCTTGAAGTTAGATATATATCCTTTACTATCTATCTCAAGCTCATAGACACTTGACTTtgaaatattgtttatattttattatttttaattgggcTACATATATATTCcctactccctttccttcctcctctctcccctttgctctccctctctgtaacGCATGCTCCCAGTtgacttaggagatcttgtctttctccttcccagtcaaatccatgtatttctctcttagggttttctttgttgtctaggttctctgagattggaGATTGTAgactggttattctttgctttatgtctaaaacaaATTATGAGTAAATGtatccttatccattcttcagttgaggagcatcgaGACTGTTTCCAGGTCTGGACATTAcgaataatgttgctataaacatggttgagcaaatgtccttgtggtatgattgagcatcctttgggtatatgcctaagagtggtatttctgggtcttgagatagaatgattcctaattttctgagaaattgccatactggtTTCCAAACTGATtgtatcagtttgcactcccagcagcaatggaggagtgttccctgattccacaaccactccagcataagttgtcatcagtatttttgttcttggtcattctgacaggtgtaagatgatatctctgatggctaaggatgttgatatttccttaaatgtctttcagccattttagattcctctgttgagagttctctgtttaggtctgtactctattttttaattggatttttttattcttttgatatctagtctcttgagttctttgtgtattttggagatgagccctttgtctgatgtggggtttgtgaatatcttttcccattctgtaggttgccgttttgtcttattgatcatgtcctttgctgtacagagcttttcagtttcaggagttcccatttattgtttctctaagtgcctgtgcttctggggttataggaagtggtttcctgtgcctatgtgttcaaggttacttcccactttctcttctatgaggttcagtatggttggttttgtgttgagttctttgatcca contains:
- the LOC130867078 gene encoding tyrosine-protein phosphatase non-receptor type substrate 1-like produces the protein MLDLDSWPHTPHGVLLLTLLLGLPGAASRELKVIQPEKAVSVHAGESATLNCTVTSQLPVGPMKWFRGTGQSRQLIYDFTGEKFPRVTNVTDATKRNNLDFSIRISNVTTDDAGTYYCVRFQKADSDREFLSGGGTVLYVLGAASRELKMIQPEKAVSVRAGESATLNCTVTFQLPVGPIMWFKGTGQSRQLIYSFQGEKFPRVTNLTDTTKRTNLDFSIRISNVTTDDAGIYYCVKFNRADSDREFLSGGGTVLYVLELKTSDTAEILVAVLLVPKMLLVIGASAIYMYKKQKA